Proteins co-encoded in one Arthrobacter globiformis genomic window:
- a CDS encoding GntR family transcriptional regulator, producing MANRLHLSIDRSSPVPLYHQVVQGIEAAIHTGLLEPGSRLENEIDLAAQLNLSRPTMRKAMDELVRSGLLVRKRGVGTQVVSSQVRRPLELSSLYDDLTNNGSKPTTEVLTFAHIEADAATREALHLSAGAKVYHFTRLRKVGGKPLALMENWVRDDITHLDEDLLKTQGLYSILRSGGVNFRLATQRIGAMVANDYQAPLLETEAGSALVTMERTAVDDTGRNVETGHHVYRGDSYSFEMTLVQR from the coding sequence ATGGCGAACCGACTACACCTCAGCATCGACCGCTCGTCGCCGGTGCCGCTGTACCATCAGGTCGTCCAGGGCATTGAAGCTGCCATCCACACAGGCCTGCTGGAACCCGGCAGCCGGTTGGAGAACGAGATCGATCTCGCCGCCCAGTTGAACCTCTCGCGCCCCACCATGCGCAAGGCCATGGACGAACTGGTGCGTTCGGGGCTGCTCGTCCGCAAGCGGGGTGTCGGCACGCAGGTGGTGTCGAGCCAAGTCCGCCGCCCGCTTGAGCTGTCCAGCCTGTACGACGACCTGACCAACAACGGCAGCAAGCCCACCACCGAGGTGCTCACCTTTGCGCACATCGAGGCCGACGCCGCCACCCGGGAGGCCCTGCATCTCTCCGCCGGGGCCAAGGTCTACCACTTCACCAGGCTCCGGAAGGTGGGCGGCAAGCCGCTGGCCCTGATGGAAAACTGGGTGCGCGACGACATCACGCACCTCGACGAGGACCTGCTGAAGACGCAGGGCCTGTACAGCATCCTGCGCAGCGGCGGCGTCAACTTCCGCCTGGCCACGCAGCGCATCGGCGCGATGGTGGCCAACGACTACCAGGCTCCGCTCCTTGAAACCGAGGCCGGCTCCGCCCTGGTCACCATGGAACGCACGGCCGTCGATGACACGGGACGGAACGTGGAGACCGGCCACCACGTCTACCGTGGTGACTCCTACAGCTTCGAAATGACACTGGTCCAGCGCTAG
- a CDS encoding gamma-glutamyl-gamma-aminobutyrate hydrolase family protein, producing MQNSTRNSGTGQTPDTTQGPDADATQSAVPGGVRRPRIGIPVRLSNSAEDPDPRVAKANSLFGCIVSLIRDVGGEPVLLTPESLEGGLNGAPGSETAGGGAPGSGRADGGTSDGVKAADAPMALDGVVLPGGGDVDPRLYGEEPGPSLYDVNAEQDRLDIAVARRALDAGTPVLGICRGHQLLNVLYGGTLVQDMTPGTVPHRQIPAAANRPWVWHEVTISPGSKVAKMYAGAANPEPGGTASADAGAAADEAAADDAGAIEVKIASGHHQAVDRVAPGLLVTAVADDGTVEALEDPDRWVASVQWHPEALELTEEQRLAPFREFVEACRTP from the coding sequence ATGCAGAATTCAACGCGGAATTCAGGAACAGGGCAGACCCCAGACACAACGCAGGGCCCGGATGCAGACGCGACACAGAGTGCGGTGCCGGGCGGTGTGCGCCGGCCGCGGATCGGGATTCCCGTCCGGCTGAGCAACTCGGCGGAGGATCCGGACCCGCGGGTGGCAAAGGCCAACAGCCTCTTCGGCTGCATCGTCAGCCTCATCCGCGATGTCGGCGGGGAGCCGGTGCTGCTCACCCCCGAGTCGCTGGAGGGCGGACTTAACGGCGCACCCGGCAGTGAAACGGCGGGCGGCGGCGCACCCGGCAGTGGAAGGGCCGACGGCGGAACTTCCGACGGCGTTAAGGCGGCGGACGCGCCCATGGCGCTTGACGGCGTCGTACTTCCCGGCGGCGGCGACGTTGACCCGCGCCTCTACGGCGAGGAGCCGGGGCCCTCCCTCTATGACGTCAACGCGGAGCAGGACCGGCTGGACATCGCGGTGGCGCGTCGCGCGCTTGATGCCGGCACGCCGGTGCTGGGAATCTGCCGCGGGCACCAGCTGCTCAACGTCCTGTATGGCGGGACGCTGGTCCAGGACATGACGCCGGGTACGGTGCCGCACCGCCAGATCCCGGCAGCGGCCAACAGGCCCTGGGTCTGGCACGAGGTGACGATCAGCCCCGGATCCAAGGTGGCGAAGATGTACGCCGGCGCCGCAAATCCGGAACCCGGCGGGACGGCGTCGGCCGATGCTGGTGCGGCCGCGGATGAGGCAGCGGCGGATGATGCAGGCGCCATTGAGGTCAAGATCGCTTCCGGCCACCATCAGGCTGTAGACCGGGTGGCGCCGGGGCTGCTGGTGACCGCGGTGGCGGATGACGGCACGGTGGAGGCGCTGGAGGATCCCGATCGGTGGGTTGCCTCGGTGCAGTGGCATCCGGAGGCCCTGGAACTGACCGAGGAGCAACGGCTTGCCCCGTTCCGAGAGTTCGTGGAGGCCTGCCGCACCCCCTGA
- a CDS encoding FadR/GntR family transcriptional regulator: protein MGRRTLVDDLVDGLLDDILDGRLKPHDALPPEADIAKAYDVSRLTAREALKALRAQNILYVKAGRGTFVNPADNWTGLDAIIKAASHGNADDQVSRGLIEVRRMVETGAAALAARRHTPEHAEEMRASVADMKRYHQAGDLDGFVAADIAFHDTVLKASGNPFVRALLAQLGQSLYRARRETSAIEEIQRHAIAFHQRVLESILTGDAELARKAMDEHMDQTFEDYERYVHGQRS, encoded by the coding sequence GTGGGGCGCAGGACACTTGTTGACGACCTCGTTGACGGTCTGCTGGACGACATACTCGACGGCAGGCTGAAGCCGCATGATGCATTGCCGCCGGAAGCCGACATCGCCAAGGCCTATGACGTCAGCCGGTTGACCGCCCGCGAAGCGCTCAAGGCACTCCGGGCGCAGAACATCCTTTACGTCAAAGCGGGCCGCGGGACGTTCGTGAATCCGGCAGACAACTGGACCGGTCTCGACGCGATCATCAAGGCTGCCTCGCACGGCAACGCGGACGACCAAGTTTCCCGTGGTCTGATCGAGGTCCGGCGCATGGTGGAAACCGGCGCCGCCGCGCTCGCCGCCAGACGTCACACCCCCGAGCATGCCGAGGAGATGCGGGCGTCCGTCGCGGACATGAAGCGGTATCACCAGGCCGGAGACCTTGACGGGTTCGTGGCGGCGGACATTGCCTTCCACGACACCGTTCTGAAGGCTTCCGGCAACCCGTTTGTCCGCGCCCTACTGGCCCAGCTGGGCCAGTCCCTCTACCGCGCCCGCCGCGAGACTTCTGCCATCGAGGAGATCCAGCGCCACGCCATCGCCTTCCATCAGCGCGTGCTGGAGAGCATCCTCACCGGCGACGCCGAGCTGGCGCGCAAGGCGATGGACGAACACATGGACCAGACCTTCGAGGACTACGAACGTTACGTTCACGGCCAACGCTCCTAG
- a CDS encoding MFS transporter, with the protein MMTSLTTKSSGLGELGDRTLRKVRRRVMPLIVLLYFIAYLDRNNVGFAKLTMSEDIGLSAAAYGLGAGIFFLGYAVLEIPSNAGMYKFGARKWLARILITWGIFAAAMALVNGESTYYIIRFLLGAAEAGFFPAILFYLTLWFPAAQRVTVLGIFILAQPISNALGAPVSGLLLQMDGVMGLHGWQWLYIIEGIPAILLGVLTPFLMTDRPRDAKWLNADEREWLATTMDAELAAKSKGSSHNFLAGLKDKRTIVYSALYFGLVCGIYGLGLWMPTIVAALGKFSTAEVGFIVLIPYAVAAAFVYFWSKRADKTGKRAWHSAVSMVLAGLGLLAAGYLLPVSPILALIALTAAAMGIYGAIAPFLSMPSAALTGAAAASGLAMVNSLGNLGGFVAPYAVGLLKDATGNNQSGLLFLSFCLCVTAVATYLYARRRPEGDAALDPAVKAAANVPASH; encoded by the coding sequence ATGATGACTTCATTAACGACAAAGTCCTCCGGACTCGGCGAGCTTGGAGACCGCACGCTCCGCAAGGTCCGCCGCCGCGTAATGCCCCTGATTGTCCTGCTCTACTTCATCGCGTACCTGGACCGAAACAACGTCGGCTTCGCCAAACTGACCATGAGCGAGGACATTGGCCTGAGCGCCGCAGCCTACGGACTGGGCGCCGGCATCTTCTTCCTCGGCTACGCCGTGCTCGAAATCCCCAGCAACGCCGGCATGTACAAGTTTGGCGCCCGCAAATGGCTGGCCCGCATCCTCATCACCTGGGGCATCTTCGCAGCGGCAATGGCCCTGGTGAACGGCGAATCCACCTACTACATCATCCGCTTCCTGCTCGGCGCCGCCGAGGCCGGCTTCTTTCCCGCCATCCTCTTCTACCTGACTCTGTGGTTCCCGGCCGCACAGCGCGTCACCGTGCTGGGTATCTTCATCCTGGCCCAGCCCATCTCCAACGCGCTGGGTGCGCCTGTTTCCGGCCTGCTCCTCCAGATGGACGGCGTCATGGGCCTGCACGGCTGGCAGTGGCTCTACATTATTGAAGGCATCCCCGCCATCCTGCTGGGCGTGCTGACCCCCTTCCTGATGACGGACCGCCCGCGTGACGCCAAGTGGCTCAACGCCGACGAACGCGAATGGCTCGCCACCACCATGGACGCCGAACTGGCAGCCAAGTCCAAGGGCAGCAGCCATAACTTCCTGGCCGGCCTCAAGGACAAGCGAACCATCGTCTACTCGGCCCTCTACTTCGGCCTGGTCTGCGGTATCTACGGCCTCGGACTCTGGATGCCCACCATCGTGGCAGCCCTGGGCAAGTTCTCCACGGCAGAGGTCGGATTCATCGTCCTCATCCCGTACGCAGTGGCTGCAGCCTTCGTCTACTTCTGGAGCAAGCGTGCTGACAAGACCGGCAAACGTGCGTGGCACAGCGCCGTCAGCATGGTCCTGGCCGGTTTGGGCCTGCTCGCCGCCGGTTACCTGCTTCCGGTCAGCCCGATCCTGGCACTCATCGCCCTGACCGCCGCGGCCATGGGGATCTACGGAGCCATTGCCCCATTCCTGTCCATGCCGTCCGCAGCGCTCACCGGCGCAGCCGCAGCCTCCGGCCTGGCCATGGTCAACTCACTGGGTAACCTGGGCGGATTCGTCGCCCCTTACGCAGTGGGCCTGCTGAAGGACGCCACCGGCAACAACCAGAGCGGCCTCCTGTTCCTCTCCTTCTGCCTGTGCGTCACAGCTGTGGCCACCTACCTCTATGCCCGCAGGCGCCCGGAAGGCGATGCGGCGCTGGATCCGGCAGTCAAGGCCGCCGCAAACGTTCCGGCCAGCCACTAA
- a CDS encoding SDR family NAD(P)-dependent oxidoreductase, with product MSSITPFPAERTVVLTGAASARGIGRAAADRMASEGWSIAILDINAEDAKAAAAEIGSNRAVKAIGVGADVSDEASVDRAITEIEASLPPIVALANLAGISSPTPFMETTVAEWDKVFAINMRGTFVVSQRVLKGMIERKLGRIVSISSISAQRGGGTYSKVAYSASKAGIIGFTRALAREVGEFGVTVNAIAPGPIDTDIMGGTLTEERKAQMSEGIMMGRVGTREEVAALISFLLGADSGYITAATYDINGGLQVS from the coding sequence ATGAGCTCAATCACCCCTTTCCCCGCCGAGCGCACCGTTGTGCTGACCGGCGCGGCGTCCGCCCGCGGCATCGGCCGCGCAGCAGCTGACCGCATGGCCAGCGAAGGCTGGTCCATCGCGATCCTGGACATCAACGCCGAGGACGCGAAGGCCGCCGCCGCGGAGATCGGGTCCAACCGTGCCGTGAAGGCTATCGGCGTCGGCGCCGATGTCTCCGACGAAGCATCCGTGGACCGGGCGATCACTGAGATCGAAGCATCGCTGCCGCCGATCGTGGCTCTTGCCAACCTGGCCGGCATCAGCTCCCCGACCCCCTTCATGGAAACCACGGTTGCGGAGTGGGACAAGGTCTTCGCCATCAACATGCGCGGCACGTTCGTTGTTTCCCAGCGGGTGCTCAAGGGCATGATCGAACGCAAGCTCGGCCGCATCGTGAGCATCTCCTCCATCTCCGCCCAGCGCGGTGGCGGCACCTACTCCAAGGTGGCCTACAGCGCCTCCAAGGCCGGCATTATCGGCTTCACCCGAGCTCTGGCCCGCGAAGTCGGCGAGTTCGGCGTGACCGTGAACGCCATTGCACCGGGTCCGATCGACACCGACATCATGGGCGGCACGCTGACCGAGGAGCGCAAGGCCCAGATGTCCGAGGGCATCATGATGGGCCGCGTCGGTACCCGCGAGGAAGTGGCTGCGCTGATCTCCTTCCTGCTGGGTGCGGACTCGGGCTACATCACCGCCGCCACCTACGACATCAACGGCGGCCTCCAGGTTTCCTAA
- a CDS encoding LOG family protein translates to MNPSGSLNPSPRTLEVDSIDRFDRLVNAGAKAMHGWHAQSLDLRGRGTALAALDAEGAVFLGCTFDPGVEASLRSRGALIFPRLTGVPFNPYRAGLYTPQELYAGIVDEPYEKTPDALVYQWSMRPGQRNRLDSTLAAALHDHAVGDALEEFVRTLNSGGRSIVGVMGGHALQRGTGGFAAAATLGRLLARRGHLVATGGGPGAMEAANLGAYLSTADDEDFHGVLRELAAVPGFRPSVSAWARAAAAAVGRFPRGTASLGIPTWFYGHEPPNYFATHIAKYFANAVREAILLEVCNAGIVFLPGAAGTVQEIFQDACENYYGAPEAMTPMVLVGREHWEQRFPAWPMLQSLAAGRAMEQRIFLVDSVDEALAVLGG, encoded by the coding sequence ATGAACCCCTCCGGCAGCCTGAACCCCAGCCCGCGGACCCTTGAGGTGGACAGCATCGACAGGTTCGACCGGCTGGTAAACGCCGGGGCCAAGGCGATGCATGGCTGGCACGCACAGTCGCTTGACCTCCGTGGACGGGGCACTGCCCTGGCAGCCCTGGACGCTGAGGGCGCGGTTTTCCTGGGCTGCACCTTCGACCCGGGCGTGGAGGCTTCACTCCGCAGCCGGGGCGCGCTGATCTTCCCGCGGCTCACCGGCGTTCCTTTCAATCCGTACCGGGCAGGGCTCTACACCCCGCAGGAACTGTACGCAGGCATCGTCGATGAACCGTACGAGAAGACACCCGACGCTTTGGTCTACCAATGGAGCATGCGGCCTGGCCAGCGGAACCGCCTCGATTCCACCCTCGCGGCAGCCCTGCACGATCACGCCGTCGGCGATGCCCTGGAGGAATTCGTCCGTACCCTCAACAGCGGTGGCCGTTCCATCGTCGGGGTCATGGGAGGCCATGCCCTGCAGCGGGGGACCGGCGGCTTCGCCGCCGCTGCCACACTGGGCCGGCTCCTGGCCCGCCGCGGCCACCTGGTGGCCACCGGCGGAGGTCCAGGGGCCATGGAGGCCGCGAACCTGGGTGCCTACCTCAGCACGGCCGACGACGAGGACTTCCACGGTGTGCTTCGAGAGCTGGCGGCCGTCCCCGGCTTCCGCCCCTCGGTGTCCGCCTGGGCACGTGCTGCGGCAGCCGCCGTCGGACGCTTTCCGCGCGGGACCGCGTCCCTCGGCATTCCCACCTGGTTTTACGGCCACGAACCGCCCAACTATTTCGCCACCCACATCGCCAAGTACTTTGCCAATGCGGTCCGCGAGGCAATTCTCCTGGAGGTCTGCAACGCAGGGATCGTGTTCCTGCCGGGTGCGGCGGGTACGGTGCAGGAGATCTTCCAGGACGCCTGCGAGAACTACTACGGCGCCCCGGAGGCCATGACCCCCATGGTGCTGGTCGGCAGGGAGCACTGGGAGCAGCGGTTCCCGGCCTGGCCCATGTTGCAAAGCCTCGCCGCGGGCCGGGCAATGGAACAGCGGATCTTCCTGGTGGACAGCGTGGATGAGGCGCTCGCTGTCCTCGGCGGATGA
- a CDS encoding matrixin family metalloprotease → MGPATAAARFIRRLIVLAALGCAAFLAAGMAYGDPRFAGALNFRIGSGDQSASRQDDSGQDHAGQDPAGQAGQPGLGGQSGGAETGASVGPGGTAGAPPPGREEAATPLGKPEPPLEPSNSYKFLAVNSDGSAVGYSPCRPLHYVVNASLAPEGAAGLVPLAIQAVSKATGIQFVDDGATDEQPSAQRAPYQPEAYGERWAPLLISWTTPDVTPKLGGKVIGTGGSTHYRYGDGPKSYVTGSLELDAPQMATELERPDGTAYATAVILHELGHVMGLEHVNDPVQLMYPEIGAPTALRLAT, encoded by the coding sequence TTGGGTCCGGCCACCGCGGCGGCGAGGTTCATCCGCCGCCTGATCGTGCTCGCTGCCCTTGGTTGTGCGGCGTTCCTCGCGGCGGGAATGGCGTATGGGGACCCCCGCTTTGCCGGTGCGCTGAACTTCCGCATCGGTTCCGGGGACCAGTCCGCGTCCCGGCAGGATGATTCCGGCCAAGATCATGCTGGGCAGGATCCGGCCGGGCAGGCGGGGCAACCCGGGCTGGGCGGACAGTCTGGAGGGGCTGAGACCGGTGCGTCTGTTGGCCCAGGCGGTACCGCGGGCGCACCCCCGCCGGGCCGCGAGGAGGCAGCCACTCCCCTGGGCAAACCGGAGCCACCTCTGGAGCCCAGCAACTCGTACAAGTTTCTGGCCGTAAACAGTGACGGCTCCGCCGTGGGCTACTCGCCATGCCGTCCGCTGCATTACGTGGTGAATGCCAGCCTTGCGCCGGAGGGTGCAGCAGGCCTTGTTCCCCTGGCAATCCAGGCCGTCTCCAAGGCCACCGGCATCCAGTTTGTCGACGATGGCGCCACCGACGAGCAGCCCTCGGCCCAGCGTGCCCCCTACCAGCCCGAGGCCTACGGCGAGCGCTGGGCACCCCTGCTCATCAGCTGGACCACGCCGGACGTGACCCCCAAGCTGGGCGGCAAGGTCATCGGCACCGGTGGCAGCACCCATTACCGCTACGGGGACGGGCCCAAGAGCTATGTCACCGGCAGCCTGGAGCTGGATGCCCCGCAGATGGCTACGGAACTGGAACGCCCCGACGGCACCGCCTACGCCACCGCCGTCATCCTCCACGAACTGGGCCACGTAATGGGGCTCGAGCATGTCAACGACCCCGTACAGCTCATGTATCCGGAGATCGGCGCCCCGACGGCCTTGCGGCTGGCGACCTGA
- a CDS encoding VIT1/CCC1 transporter family protein has product MSQHAKSDPHATGNASASTNGAAASAASTNGAAARPEPSAADIKRWRQYLADERAEAAVYRDLAQNRTGEERAILLALAEAEGRHEAHWLKLLGEHTGKPRHASLRSRLLGFLARHFGSVFVLALAQRAEGRSPYTREPSATPAMAADEQIHEEVVRGLATRGRNRLAGTFRAAVFGANDGLVSNLALVMGMAATGVGSGVVLLSGISGLLAGAFSMGAGEFVSVRSQRELLDATRPTQVTLVAAPQLDIEHNELLLVYLARGMSREAAEHRVAERMGLFTCDCDPSLSLHPELPETPDEHEAVGTAWGAALSSFCFFASGAIVPIVPFLFGMTGIGALIVAAVLVGIALLATGGTVGLLSGTSPLTRGLRQLAIGLGAAGVTYLLGMAFGAVIA; this is encoded by the coding sequence GTGTCTCAGCACGCCAAATCTGACCCCCACGCCACCGGCAACGCGTCGGCCTCAACAAACGGCGCCGCAGCCAGCGCCGCCTCGACGAACGGCGCCGCAGCCCGTCCGGAACCCAGCGCCGCTGACATCAAGCGCTGGCGCCAGTACCTCGCCGACGAACGGGCCGAGGCCGCCGTCTACCGCGACCTCGCCCAGAACCGCACGGGCGAAGAGCGCGCCATCCTTCTGGCCCTCGCCGAAGCCGAAGGCCGGCACGAGGCGCACTGGCTGAAGCTGCTGGGCGAGCACACGGGCAAGCCCCGGCACGCTTCCTTGCGCAGCCGCCTTCTGGGCTTCCTCGCCCGGCACTTCGGGTCCGTGTTTGTGCTCGCGCTGGCGCAGCGGGCCGAGGGCCGCTCCCCCTACACCAGGGAACCGTCCGCCACCCCGGCCATGGCGGCCGACGAACAGATCCACGAGGAAGTAGTCCGCGGCCTGGCAACACGCGGCCGCAACCGGCTGGCCGGCACGTTCCGCGCCGCCGTGTTCGGAGCCAACGACGGCCTGGTCAGCAACCTCGCGCTGGTCATGGGCATGGCCGCCACGGGCGTTGGCAGCGGCGTGGTCCTGCTCAGCGGCATCTCAGGACTCCTGGCCGGAGCATTCTCCATGGGCGCCGGCGAATTCGTGTCGGTCCGTTCCCAGCGCGAGCTCCTGGACGCCACACGTCCCACCCAGGTGACGCTGGTGGCGGCACCCCAGCTGGACATCGAACACAACGAGCTCCTGCTGGTCTACCTGGCCCGCGGCATGTCCCGCGAGGCGGCCGAACACCGCGTGGCCGAGCGCATGGGCCTTTTCACGTGCGACTGCGATCCAAGCCTCTCGCTCCATCCCGAACTGCCCGAGACCCCGGACGAGCACGAAGCCGTGGGCACTGCCTGGGGCGCCGCGCTCTCCAGCTTTTGCTTCTTCGCCTCGGGCGCCATCGTGCCCATCGTTCCCTTCCTTTTCGGCATGACCGGGATCGGCGCCCTCATCGTGGCGGCAGTCCTCGTGGGCATCGCGCTGCTGGCCACGGGCGGCACCGTCGGCCTGCTGTCCGGCACCTCGCCGCTGACCCGCGGACTGCGGCAGCTCGCCATCGGTCTTGGAGCGGCAGGCGTCACGTACCTCCTGGGCATGGCGTTTGGCGCTGTCATCGCCTGA